One Microtus ochrogaster isolate Prairie Vole_2 unplaced genomic scaffold, MicOch1.0 UNK14, whole genome shotgun sequence genomic region harbors:
- the Rcn3 gene encoding reticulocalbin-3 — MMWLRSLLLLLLLLRWWALGKPSPDAGPHGQARVHQGAPLSDAPHDDAHGNFQYDHEAFLGRDVAKEFDQLSPEESQARLGRIVDRMDLAGDNDGWVSLAELRSWIAHTQQRHIRDSVSAAWHTYDTDRDGRVGWEELRNATYGHYEPGEEFHDVENAETYRKMLARDERRFRVADQDGDSMATREELTAFLHPEEFPHMRDIVVAVSEVAEHLLPKPVLADLYSEVPGEEEPAWVQTERQQFRDFRDLNKDGKLDGSEVGYWVLPPSQDQPLVEANHLLHESDTDKDGRLSKAEILSNWNMFVGSQATNYGEDLTRHHDEL, encoded by the exons ATGATGTGGCTACGGTCGCTTCTGTTGCTTCTCTTGCTGCTGAGGTGGTGGGCCCTGGGGAAGCCATCCCCTGACGCCGGACCTCATGGCCAGGCGAGGGTGCATCAGGGAGCCCCCCTGAGCGACGCCCCCCACGATGACGCCCACGGAAATTTCCAGTATGACCACGAGGCGTTCCTGGGAAGAGACGTGGCCAAGGAATTCGACCAACTCAGCCCAGAGGAAAGCCAGGCCCGACTCGG TCGGATCGTGGACCGCATGGATCTCGCTGGGGACAACGATGGCTGGGTGTCCTTAGCCGAGCTCCGTTCATGGATCGCGCACACACAACAGCGACACATCCGCGACTCGGTGAGCGCAGCGTGGCACACCTACGACACGGACCGCGACGGGCGCGTGGGTTGGGAGGAGTTGCGCAATGCCACGTACGGCCACTATGAGCCCG GGGAGGAATTCCATGATGTGGAGAATGCTGAGACCTACAGGAAGATGCTGGCTCGGGATGAGCGGCGATTCCGGGTGGCCGACCAGGATGGGGACTCCATGGCTACCCGGGAAGAGCTGACAGCCTTTCTGCACCCCGAGGAGTTCCCCCATATGCGGGACATTGTGGTTGCAGTGAGTGAGGTTGCAGAACATCTGCTTCCCAAACCTGTCCTAG cGGACCTGTACTCTGAGGTGCCTGGGGAGGAGGAACCTGCCTGGGTGCAGACGGAGCGGCAGCAGTTCCGGGACTTCCGGGATCTGAACAAGGATGGGAAGCTGGACGGCAGTGAAGTCGGTTACTGGGTGCTGCCTCCATCCCAGGACCAGCCCCTCGTGGAGGCCAACCACCTGCTGCATGAGAGTGACACAGACAAG GATGGCCGTCTGAGCAAAGCTGAGATCCTGAGCAACTGGAACATGTTTGTGGGCAGCCAGGCCACCAACTACGGCGAGGACCTGACAAGACACCACGATGAACTCTGA